The sequence GGGTGAGGTACAAACCTGGGGATCATCCGATCGTTTTATATGATTACGCACCCACAAGATCTGGACAGGTCCCCCTTGAACTTTTAAGAGGGTTTAAAGGCCATTTACAAGTTGATGGATACGATGGTTATTCTTTGGCGTGTGAGGAAGGTAATCTTACTCGTTTAGGATGTTGGGATCATTGTCGTCGTAAGTTTTTTGATGCGAGTAAAAGTTCTAATGGTAAGGGGATTGGGAAGAAAGGGATCGAAAGAATTAAAAAACTGTATAAGATAGAAGAAAAAATCCAGAATTTTTCAGATGAAGAAAGATTTAAAGTAAGACAAGAAAAATCGCTTCCGATACTGAAGGAATTTAAAGAATGGATTGATGAGCTTCGCCCTAAACTGACACCAAACTCACTGGCCGGAAAAGCAGTGAACTATACTTTTAATGAGTGGAAGTATTTGATCAATTTTTTAGAAGACGGAAAACTTAATATAAGCAATAGTGCCGTTGAAAATGCCATCCGCCCCTTTTGTCTTGGGAGAAAGAACTGGTTATTTTCTGATACAGTGGATGGAGCAAAAGCAAGTGCTATGTTTTACTCCCTGATAGAAACAGCAAAATACAATGAACTTGAACCCTTTAAATATCTCAATTATATGCTAGAGAAAATCCCAGCGGCCAAAACCGCCCCTAATTTTGAAAAACTACTGCCCTTGAAGATCAACGCTCAGTATCTAAATTAAGATATTGTAGAATAATAAATTGACCTCAAGTCAATATGTGGATTATGTACCGTTTACCGTTGTCATTATTGAGTCTCCGGTAAAAGTTTTTTTAACAATTATCGACACTCAGGAAGTGTTGCCTGTTGCTAAAAAAAGAGAGTTTTCACAAGATTACAAATGTTTAATTAGTTTCACAGACGAAAATAAGCTTAAGGCGTTAAGAAGATTTGTAAATATCGCAAAACAGCAAACAATGAAGGCGAAAAAATAAATTACCAGGGAGACCCTTTTCCTTGAATTTTGATTTGTTTAGGTAGATCAGAAAAGCGCTCCTTTTCATATCCAGTTGCAATGGATACTTTTTCATATCCACAAGTAACTAAGTCTCTAGCTATATCTTCACCTTTTACACCATCTCCGAGACAAGAATCAATGTAAATAGGTGAGTCTTTGGATATATTAGGTAGCTCGTTATAAAAATCATCTTCATTTGAAAAACACTTAAATTCGATCCCCTGTTCCTTTGCTCTTGTTTTCCACACCAACCTAACGAGTGGGTCATCATCAATTAGGATTGATAAATTTCTAATCTTAGAGTCTTCTTCTATAATGATAGGGATATATGGGATCATACTCTTATCTACGAGACCGATACCACTTTTCTCACATGTTTTTTGAATTTCTGAGTTTTCGTAATGGCTGGTGCACAGAATACTTTCTTTTGTTATTCCTAATTCAAGAATGGTTTCAAGCCCATTAGTGCTTTCTTTTTTAAATTCTTGATCAAAAATATAGATATATCCACTCTCATCGTTTTCGACTTTCCACTTTTTAAATGACTCCAGCGTAAAGAAAGACTTTATTTCTCTTTTAAATCTTGATTCCCATGCTTTATGGACTGAAGGATCGTCTTCTATTAGGACAATTTTGGAATCTCTTTTAAGACTAATTTGACTAACAAAGGACTCTGGTGGAACAATTTTTGGTATTCTGATAGTTATAGTGGTTCCCTTGCCAATTTCGCTTATTACATTAATTTTACCGCCAAAAGACTCTACTAAACTTTTTGCGTGAAAAAGACCTAGTCCATTGCCGTTTTCCTTGCCAATAGATTCACCTTGAATAAAAATTTTGTCTAGATATTCATTCGGTATTCCCTTGCCAGTATCACTTACTTCAATAGTTACATTTTCTTTATCAGAGCTAAGATTGATAAATATATCATTCTGTTTTTCATTTGAAGCTTCTACGGAATTATTGATTAGATTGGATATAATTCTAGAGAATTCTTTTTTACTAAAAACACAAAATGACTCATAACCTCCGTCAAGAATCGTAAATTCAATTTTTAAATTCATGTTTTTTGAATATTCGAGCCTTTTTTCAGATGTTATGAGATTTAAAAGTCTTGCAATGGAGATTTTTTCAATCTGTTTTTCTTGATCTCCAGGTTCTTTGTTCTTGCTAAGAAGATCATTTGCCAGGTCGTGAATTCTGTTAATTGCTGAATTAAATATGGTTCTTTCAAATTTGGTTTCATCAGGTATAGACTTAATAGCGATGTCAAGCGCGGCAAGGGGAGAGCGGATATCGTGAGCTACTTGTTTTGAAAGTTGGTATAACGCCTGACTACTTTTTGCGCTTTCGGCATTTGAAATTGCTTCGAGCCTATATAAAATAAACTTATTAATTTTTAGGTAGATATCTTTAATGTCATTATCTATTTTTTCATTTTGAACATCTATGTTTCTTGTGTTGTCTATATCTAGCAAAGTTAAGCAATTTAGTAATCTTTGAATATCAAAACTTTTTCTATACAAAATTATATATACTAGTAATAGAAGTATAAAGATCGTAATACTGACTATCCCTAAAAGTATATAATCTCTATTTTTAAAATTATATTTTATTCTTTTATACCTTAAAGTAATTTTACCAACATAAGTACCACCGTAATTTATATTAACTCGGATAAATTGATCTCCAGGACTTGTTGGTAATTCTGTTTTGTATATTATCTGATCGTCTTTGTTGTATACCGTAATTGAGATATCGTTCAGTATCTCTTTGAAAATATTAACGTTTTGATAAATAGTGCTTAAATCACCTAATTTTACATGTAATGCTGATAGTTTTGATAAATTTTTAGCAGAGTACATAAGAGAATTATGTCTTTCTGAGTTTATAT is a genomic window of Halobacteriovoraceae bacterium containing:
- a CDS encoding HAMP domain-containing histidine kinase: MYSAKNLSKLSALHVKLGDLSTIYQNVNIFKEILNDISITVYNKDDQIIYKTELPTSPGDQFIRVNINYGGTYVGKITLRYKRIKYNFKNRDYILLGIVSITIFILLLLVYIILYRKSFDIQRLLNCLTLLDIDNTRNIDVQNEKIDNDIKDIYLKINKFILYRLEAISNAESAKSSQALYQLSKQVAHDIRSPLAALDIAIKSIPDETKFERTIFNSAINRIHDLANDLLSKNKEPGDQEKQIEKISIARLLNLITSEKRLEYSKNMNLKIEFTILDGGYESFCVFSKKEFSRIISNLINNSVEASNEKQNDIFINLSSDKENVTIEVSDTGKGIPNEYLDKIFIQGESIGKENGNGLGLFHAKSLVESFGGKINVISEIGKGTTITIRIPKIVPPESFVSQISLKRDSKIVLIEDDPSVHKAWESRFKREIKSFFTLESFKKWKVENDESGYIYIFDQEFKKESTNGLETILELGITKESILCTSHYENSEIQKTCEKSGIGLVDKSMIPYIPIIIEEDSKIRNLSILIDDDPLVRLVWKTRAKEQGIEFKCFSNEDDFYNELPNISKDSPIYIDSCLGDGVKGEDIARDLVTCGYEKVSIATGYEKERFSDLPKQIKIQGKGSPW